One Vigna unguiculata cultivar IT97K-499-35 chromosome 11, ASM411807v1, whole genome shotgun sequence DNA window includes the following coding sequences:
- the LOC114170586 gene encoding protein CUP-SHAPED COTYLEDON 2-like: MDSGYYNHHHLPHLDNTNEPHLPPGFRFHPTDEELITYYLLKKVLDSSFTGRAIVEVDLNKCEPWELPEKAKMGEKEWYFYSLRDRKYPTGLRTNRATEAGYWKATGKDREIYSSKTCSLVGMKKTLVFYRGRAPKGEKSNWVMHEYRLEGKFAYHYLSRSSKDEWVISRVFQKNNTGGASTVSAAAATGSSKKTRMSTSNASSNMSLCPEPGSPSSIYLPPLLESSPYAASGSAAATFNDRENYSFESAAATAANQREHVSCFSTMSADAAAFNHLALPPEPPLDPFSRFHRNNIGVSAFPCLRSLHENLNLPFFFPPVVHGGSDVGNFTAVANLPAPEDPRVADGSSGMPVVPSELDCMWGY; this comes from the exons ATGGATAGTGGCTACTACAATCACCACCACCTCCCTCACCTCGACAACACCAACGAACCACATTTACCTCCTGGCTTCAGGTTCCACCCCACAGACGAGGAACTCATCACATACTACCTCCTCAAGAAGGTTCTAGACAGTTCCTTCACTGGCCGAGCCATAGTTGAAGTCGACCTCAACAAGTGCGAACCATGGGAGCTTCCTG AGAAAGCGAAGATGGGTGAGAAGGAATGGTACTTTTATAGCCTTCGTGACCGGAAGTACCCAACTGGGTTACGCACCAACAGGGCCACGGAGGCTGGTTATTGGAAAGCCACCGGAAAAGACAGAGAGATCTATAGCTCCAAAACCTGTTCCCTCGTTGGGATGAAGAAAACCCTGGTTTTCTATAGAGGAAGAGCTCCAAAGGGTGAAAAGAGTAACTGGGTCATGCATGAGTATCGTTTAGAAGGCAAATTCGCTTATCACTACCTCTCCAGAAGCTCCAAG GATGAGTGGGTGATATCGCGTGTGTTTCAGAAGAACAACACCGGCGGTGCCTCCACTGTGTCAGCCGCCGCAGCCACCGGCAGTTCGAAGAAAACAAGAATGAGCACATCGAACGCAAGCAGCAACATGAGCCTCTGCCCCGAACCGGGTTCACCCTCTTCCATTTACCTCCCGCCGCTTCTAGAATCTTCTCCTTACGCCGCCAGCGGCAGCGCCGCCGCAACGTTCAACGACCGCGAAAACTACTCCTTCGAAAGTGCCGCCGCCACCGCCGCCAACCAAAGGGAGCACGTGTCCTGTTTCTCCACCATGTCCGCCGACGCTGCCGCCTTCAACCACCTCGCTCTGCCGCCGGAACCGCCGCTCGACCCTTTCTCCCGGTTTCACAGGAACAACATTGGAGTATCCGCCTTCCCATGTCTGAGGTCCTTGCACGAGAACCTTAACCTCCCCTTCTTTTTCCCTCCCGTGGTCCACGGCGGTTCTGACGTAGGAAATTTTACCGCCGTGGCAAACTTGCCGGCGCCGGAGGATCCGAGGGTGGCTGACGGCAGTTCTGGCATGCCGGTTGTACCGTCCGAATTGGACTGCATGTGGGGCTATTGA